In Polycladomyces subterraneus, a single window of DNA contains:
- a CDS encoding response regulator — protein sequence MSAPYRIIIGDDHEHARKAIRMIIESDPDFEIVGEATNGQEVIQLTEETMPDLILMDINMPVLNGLQTTGIIKERFPYVKIVIITVSDDASDLFEALKKGAQGYLLKNLNSKVWLEYLHALVTDEAPMPREVAYRILNEFNQILGSMQCSTLTKREQEILTLVAKGLSNKEIASQLTISEYTVKNHLKNIMQKLHLSNRVQLARYAYKNGWIES from the coding sequence ATGAGTGCTCCATATCGAATCATTATTGGTGATGATCATGAACACGCTCGAAAAGCGATACGAATGATCATAGAGAGTGATCCCGATTTTGAAATTGTGGGGGAAGCCACAAATGGACAGGAAGTGATCCAGCTTACCGAAGAAACCATGCCGGATCTTATACTGATGGATATCAATATGCCGGTGCTCAATGGTCTTCAGACTACAGGAATCATTAAAGAGCGTTTTCCATATGTGAAGATCGTGATTATCACAGTTTCCGATGACGCTTCAGATTTATTTGAAGCCTTGAAAAAAGGGGCACAAGGATATCTTCTCAAAAACTTAAATTCTAAGGTTTGGCTGGAGTATTTACACGCATTGGTAACCGATGAAGCTCCCATGCCTCGTGAAGTCGCTTACCGCATTTTAAATGAATTTAATCAGATTTTAGGCTCCATGCAATGTAGTACGCTCACCAAAAGAGAGCAAGAAATTTTAACATTAGTTGCCAAAGGATTGAGTAATAAAGAGATTGCTTCACAGTTAACTATATCTGAGTATACAGTGAAAAACCATCTAAAAAATATTATGCAGAAACTACATCTAAGCAATCGTGTTCAACTTGCACGGTATGCCTATAAGAACGGTTGGATCGAGTCATAA
- a CDS encoding sensor histidine kinase: MSYKQIKWLILIIPTVVIGLWEYIRHEFLLPYISMELGNWLSPVFVFLVTITFLVRLFAIYEQLQEQLKKEQEEKAVLQERERLARELHDGIAQSLFLCSVQVNQMKHKQPSDQEWEDLDKSLRQIHDYVRYSISNLKSPPSTTRTVAWKDRIQELVKQFRFNTGILTDLQMDMEENQLTNKEKIELFACIQEALTNIQKHAHATEVTIILITTKNGWCLKVEDNGQGYSGNPFQQPQRFGLRIMQERAIELNATLSLSRQQGKTRLVICKGES; encoded by the coding sequence ATGTCATACAAACAAATCAAATGGCTGATTTTAATTATTCCTACCGTTGTCATTGGACTATGGGAATATATTCGTCATGAATTTTTACTCCCTTATATTTCCATGGAATTGGGAAATTGGCTTTCTCCTGTATTCGTCTTCTTAGTCACCATCACGTTTCTAGTTCGGCTCTTTGCGATATACGAGCAATTACAGGAACAACTTAAAAAGGAACAAGAGGAAAAAGCGGTCTTGCAGGAGCGAGAGCGGCTTGCACGTGAGTTGCATGATGGCATTGCGCAATCTTTGTTCTTATGTTCCGTACAGGTAAATCAAATGAAGCATAAGCAACCAAGCGATCAAGAATGGGAAGACTTGGATAAAAGTTTGCGTCAAATCCATGACTATGTCCGTTATTCGATTTCGAATTTAAAAAGCCCTCCTTCTACGACTCGTACTGTCGCGTGGAAAGATCGTATTCAAGAGTTGGTCAAACAATTTCGTTTCAACACTGGCATCTTGACTGATCTGCAGATGGATATGGAAGAAAACCAGCTGACGAACAAAGAGAAGATTGAACTGTTTGCCTGTATTCAAGAGGCGCTGACAAACATTCAAAAACATGCCCATGCTACAGAGGTTACCATCATACTAATTACGACAAAAAACGGTTGGTGTTTGAAGGTGGAGGATAACGGTCAAGGATATAGTGGAAACCCATTTCAACAACCTCAACGCTTTGGATTACGGATTATGCAGGAACGGGCAATCGAGCTAAACGCAACCCTGAGCCTTTCACGACAACAAGGAAAAACAAGATTAGTCATCTGCAAAGGGGAAAGTTAA
- a CDS encoding copper resistance CopC/CopD family protein, whose translation MKWLQPRGLKAFFLVTLLFALLFVPRTNCWAHAFLLESNPKDQQVLAHSPSQFWLRFSEPLQQGLFQIRLFDAQGREIDIEPHLDTKDPTRVVSSISSLPNGTYTIAWNVVSEDGHPVGGAITFSVGHPSDTKINPTFSTSSHFINWLSTVWHFLSETAILLIGGLKWVAQWFSRHRLPDLSSLVQRKTIRNWFLFCIVLIDGVLYVQTLPSLRWGASETWIALMDSHYIQMILVQLFLLMLVALPNMIEGWYLAIWLLLILSFAMGGHVWGTSHFWAAWLLRELHIVSIALWLGILTYLVLLYRWKRKENAFPDEKLLYSDVFFLASSSAMILFITGLWMVSVQSDWHKVIRTFTVWTSLLWVKITLFMVMLLIALVQTMMGRIKQTYNRFLLQLEWLIGVLVLFAGVWLSHSTFPIPVQHYEKTLISQQKTIRVEIAHLQVGHQPITVQFPFNSPIPERVTVQLSVPDKQVRLPSIVLKEKEEPHQYVGSVPFSFSGDWQIEIEAEYPDGTYNEWKDHVEIQGGEGS comes from the coding sequence ATGAAATGGCTGCAACCACGTGGGTTAAAAGCATTTTTTCTAGTCACCCTGCTTTTTGCTCTTTTATTTGTTCCAAGAACCAACTGTTGGGCACATGCCTTTTTATTAGAGTCTAATCCTAAAGATCAGCAGGTTCTTGCACATTCACCCTCTCAATTTTGGTTACGTTTTAGCGAACCGTTGCAGCAAGGATTGTTTCAGATTCGATTGTTTGATGCACAAGGCAGAGAGATCGATATTGAACCACATCTGGATACAAAAGATCCGACTCGTGTTGTTTCTTCGATTTCTTCTTTGCCCAACGGCACTTACACTATTGCTTGGAATGTGGTTTCCGAGGACGGTCATCCTGTGGGAGGGGCGATTACTTTTTCAGTTGGACATCCTTCTGATACCAAAATCAATCCAACTTTCTCAACAAGTTCTCATTTCATCAATTGGCTTTCAACAGTTTGGCATTTTCTTTCCGAGACGGCCATCCTCCTGATCGGCGGGTTGAAATGGGTTGCGCAGTGGTTTTCTCGCCATCGACTTCCTGACTTGTCATCACTCGTTCAAAGAAAGACGATCCGAAATTGGTTTCTATTCTGCATTGTCTTGATTGATGGTGTTCTCTATGTACAGACATTGCCTTCTCTTCGATGGGGCGCAAGCGAGACATGGATCGCCTTAATGGATTCTCATTACATCCAAATGATCCTGGTGCAACTTTTTCTTCTGATGCTTGTAGCCCTTCCGAACATGATCGAAGGGTGGTATTTGGCCATATGGCTGTTGCTCATTTTGTCCTTTGCCATGGGTGGACATGTCTGGGGCACATCCCATTTCTGGGCGGCGTGGTTGCTACGCGAGCTGCACATTGTCTCAATCGCCCTTTGGCTGGGGATTCTGACCTATCTTGTTCTTTTGTATCGCTGGAAAAGAAAAGAGAACGCATTCCCGGATGAAAAGCTTCTCTATTCTGATGTATTTTTTTTGGCATCGTCTTCTGCGATGATTCTTTTCATCACGGGATTATGGATGGTGTCTGTACAAAGCGATTGGCACAAGGTCATCCGCACGTTCACTGTATGGACCTCTCTGTTATGGGTCAAAATCACGTTGTTCATGGTCATGTTGTTGATTGCATTGGTGCAAACCATGATGGGGCGAATCAAACAAACCTACAACCGTTTTCTGCTGCAACTGGAGTGGTTGATCGGAGTTCTGGTTCTCTTTGCAGGCGTTTGGCTCAGTCACTCTACTTTTCCCATACCTGTTCAACATTATGAAAAAACACTCATCAGTCAACAGAAAACGATTCGAGTCGAAATCGCACATTTGCAAGTGGGTCATCAACCGATCACGGTCCAATTTCCTTTCAACAGCCCCATTCCGGAACGGGTGACTGTTCAACTTTCCGTTCCAGATAAACAAGTGAGGTTGCCCTCCATCGTTTTAAAAGAAAAGGAGGAACCTCATCAATATGTAGGCTCTGTTCCGTTTAGTTTTTCGGGTGATTGGCAAATCGAGATTGAAGCCGAATATCCGGATGGAACTTACAACGAATGGAAAGATCACGTTGAAATTCAGGGAGGAGAAGGATCATGA
- a CDS encoding YcnI family copper-binding membrane protein produces the protein MKKITKWIAVLLFAGSILTFTTVAEAHVTVWPKQSITGTWEKYTVRVPSEKNVNTTKVRLEFPQGVQVESVMPVSGWNYQFEKGKDGKDIALIWTATNGGIKPHEFMEFSFVAQNPKTKGTIAWRADQTYADGSVVHWTGAPDSDTPASVTAIKTSDQANSTGTMQHEPMVSNHTTVATSSSSSTLNIISIVLAGLAFVLSLISFFRKKPNA, from the coding sequence ATGAAAAAAATTACGAAATGGATCGCAGTATTGTTATTTGCCGGGTCTATTCTCACCTTTACAACGGTTGCTGAAGCACACGTAACCGTTTGGCCCAAACAATCTATCACCGGTACTTGGGAGAAGTACACGGTACGGGTTCCTAGTGAGAAAAATGTCAATACAACAAAAGTGCGCTTGGAATTCCCGCAAGGAGTGCAAGTTGAATCAGTCATGCCGGTATCGGGTTGGAACTATCAATTTGAGAAAGGGAAAGATGGAAAAGATATCGCTTTGATTTGGACTGCAACCAATGGCGGAATTAAACCGCACGAGTTTATGGAGTTCTCCTTTGTCGCTCAAAATCCGAAAACCAAAGGAACGATTGCTTGGAGAGCAGATCAAACATACGCGGATGGATCCGTCGTTCACTGGACCGGAGCCCCTGATTCAGACACTCCGGCATCCGTCACTGCCATCAAAACTTCAGATCAAGCTAATTCTACCGGCACTATGCAACATGAGCCAATGGTATCCAATCATACAACTGTGGCCACATCCTCTTCGAGTTCTACTCTCAACATCATCTCGATTGTTCTAGCTGGACTGGCATTCGTTCTTTCTCTCATTTCATTTTTCCGTAAAAAACCAAATGCATAA
- a CDS encoding FeoA family protein → MRLSDCIPGKKAKVIDLMVNPTYKKRILDLGMLPGTEVQIVRKAPFGGPIVVQLRGYQVSIRMTEAKNIEIESVS, encoded by the coding sequence ATGCGTCTCTCCGATTGCATTCCAGGAAAAAAAGCAAAAGTGATTGACCTTATGGTAAATCCTACATACAAAAAGCGCATTCTCGATCTTGGCATGCTTCCGGGCACCGAAGTACAGATCGTACGGAAAGCTCCGTTTGGCGGGCCGATTGTCGTACAATTGCGTGGGTATCAGGTCAGCATCCGGATGACCGAAGCAAAAAACATCGAGATCGAGTCTGTCTCGTGA
- the feoB gene encoding ferrous iron transport protein B produces MNKSLALVGNPNAGKTSLFNILTGTRQYVGNWPGVTVEKKEGLIKKLPEYVLVDLPGIYSLSAQSLEEQLAVTYLLKESPHTLINIVDASNLERNLYLSVQLLEMGLPSVICLNMMDIAKDRGLQIDIPALAKILGAVVVPMVARKANGHDKLIDLLREGVQNATLTVPYPTEVEAAIRDLDTLLASSPWNFRTSRRWLALMWLEGNETVEEILRHQLPAELIQQMEAVRAAYPAAIEHRIRNARYDFIEKIICEVTQQSQNPAGRTWSDRIDSLLLHPVLGIPIFLGFMYLIFQITFSWIGTSLSDQLDEWISGPLTDWLKAGLTAMSSPDWFTQLMTDGVLAGVGSVLVFLPQIGILFFCLSFLEDSGYMARAAVLMDRFMSMIGLNGKAFIPLILGFGCNVPAIMATRTLEDPKSRLITALISPFMSCSARLSVYSLFVAAFFKHGGAAVVFTLYVTGIVVAILTAFLLKKFVHAEEGTFLLEIPPYRAPMLKSLFLHTWDKAKGFVRKAGTIIFGMSVLIWFLGHFSWHGFAPIEHSWLAAIGGLIAPLFAPLGFATWQAGVSLVTGFLAKEVVVSTMSIVYGAGDDGKLGDLLHHTFTQPVALAFLFFVLLYTPCVSTVVMMWRETGSSKWTLISVGYSVAIAWVVAFVVYHISQLIF; encoded by the coding sequence ATGAACAAGTCACTGGCGTTGGTAGGAAACCCAAACGCAGGCAAAACGTCGCTTTTTAATATTTTGACCGGAACACGGCAATATGTCGGGAACTGGCCGGGCGTAACGGTAGAGAAAAAAGAAGGCCTGATCAAAAAACTTCCTGAGTATGTGCTCGTCGATCTGCCTGGCATCTACAGTTTGTCCGCTCAGTCTCTGGAAGAACAGCTAGCAGTCACCTACCTGCTCAAAGAGTCTCCGCACACGCTGATCAACATCGTAGACGCCTCCAACCTGGAGCGTAATCTCTACCTGTCCGTACAGCTACTTGAAATGGGTCTGCCAAGCGTCATTTGTCTGAACATGATGGATATCGCCAAAGACCGTGGTCTGCAGATCGACATCCCCGCCCTTGCGAAGATACTGGGAGCCGTTGTCGTTCCAATGGTGGCACGCAAGGCAAATGGGCACGACAAACTAATCGATCTGCTCCGCGAGGGCGTGCAGAACGCGACACTGACCGTACCGTATCCCACCGAGGTTGAAGCGGCCATCCGTGATCTGGACACTCTGCTTGCCTCGTCTCCGTGGAATTTTCGCACAAGCCGTCGCTGGCTGGCCTTGATGTGGCTGGAAGGAAACGAAACAGTAGAAGAAATCTTACGTCACCAGTTGCCGGCCGAGTTGATTCAGCAAATGGAGGCAGTACGCGCTGCTTATCCTGCAGCTATCGAGCATCGTATCCGCAACGCGCGTTACGACTTCATCGAAAAGATCATCTGCGAGGTGACACAGCAAAGCCAGAACCCGGCGGGGCGCACCTGGAGTGACCGCATCGACAGCCTTCTTCTGCATCCCGTGCTCGGGATTCCTATTTTTCTCGGATTTATGTATCTCATTTTTCAAATCACTTTCAGCTGGATCGGCACTTCGCTGTCTGACCAGCTCGACGAATGGATCAGTGGCCCACTTACGGACTGGTTAAAGGCTGGTCTCACCGCGATGAGCAGTCCGGACTGGTTCACTCAGCTGATGACGGACGGCGTGCTGGCTGGTGTCGGCTCAGTGCTCGTATTCTTGCCGCAGATCGGCATTCTGTTCTTTTGCCTTTCTTTTTTGGAGGACTCCGGCTACATGGCACGGGCAGCCGTGCTGATGGATCGCTTCATGTCAATGATCGGACTGAATGGTAAAGCGTTCATTCCGTTGATCCTCGGCTTCGGCTGCAACGTCCCGGCAATCATGGCGACTCGCACGTTGGAAGATCCAAAAAGTCGCCTGATCACTGCCCTGATTTCACCATTCATGTCCTGCTCAGCACGGCTATCGGTCTATTCTCTATTCGTAGCCGCTTTCTTCAAACACGGCGGGGCGGCCGTGGTATTCACACTCTACGTCACTGGGATCGTGGTGGCGATTCTGACAGCGTTTTTGCTGAAAAAATTTGTGCACGCCGAAGAAGGTACCTTTTTGCTTGAGATACCACCCTACCGTGCACCGATGCTGAAAAGCCTGTTCCTGCATACTTGGGACAAAGCCAAAGGTTTTGTCCGTAAGGCCGGCACCATTATCTTCGGGATGTCGGTGTTGATCTGGTTCCTCGGCCACTTTTCCTGGCACGGATTTGCCCCGATTGAGCACAGTTGGCTCGCCGCGATCGGCGGCTTGATCGCACCGCTGTTTGCGCCGCTCGGCTTTGCTACTTGGCAGGCAGGTGTGTCTCTCGTGACTGGCTTCCTAGCAAAAGAGGTCGTTGTGTCCACAATGAGCATCGTGTACGGTGCCGGAGACGATGGCAAGCTCGGCGATCTCTTGCACCATACTTTTACCCAGCCGGTGGCACTAGCGTTTCTGTTCTTTGTTCTACTCTATACACCGTGCGTGTCTACCGTTGTGATGATGTGGCGCGAGACCGGATCCTCTAAATGGACGCTGATCTCGGTTGGCTACAGCGTGGCAATAGCCTGGGTCGTGGCATTTGTGGTCTATCATATCAGTCAGCTAATCTTTTAG
- the corA gene encoding magnesium/cobalt transporter CorA, with the protein MIRTLAVKADGTLERDLPLEQLDRADISWYWVDFEAPNKDESALLHDHFHFHPLAIEDCLHFLQRPKLDLYEGYQFYVLHSLNPDTLKTEELDLFVGDRYVVSFHFSRLNEIDSAWEAVSADTQSIQLGPMHVLYSVMDRIVDQYFPAMYNLEDRINELDDGTNRPHRVITRRLFRIRSDMLALRKTIVPTSEMLYRMLNMDFLKETKRLKLYFTDIYDHLLKLTAMIEANRELTSDMRDHYMSIKADRMNSIMLTLTVFTVIFMPLTFIAGIYGMNFEYMPELKWRYGYFAVLGLMATVGVSMYIWFKKKGWLE; encoded by the coding sequence TTGATTCGCACATTGGCTGTCAAAGCGGACGGCACGCTGGAACGGGACTTGCCGTTGGAACAACTGGATCGTGCGGATATTTCCTGGTATTGGGTGGATTTTGAAGCACCCAACAAAGACGAATCCGCGCTGTTACACGATCATTTTCATTTTCATCCCTTGGCTATCGAAGATTGTCTTCACTTTCTACAACGCCCCAAACTGGACTTATATGAAGGATATCAATTTTATGTCCTACATTCGCTGAATCCGGACACCTTGAAGACCGAAGAGCTGGATCTGTTTGTCGGTGACCGGTATGTGGTCTCGTTTCATTTTTCCCGTCTGAACGAAATTGATTCCGCCTGGGAGGCGGTGTCCGCTGATACCCAATCGATCCAATTGGGGCCGATGCATGTACTGTACTCGGTAATGGATCGGATTGTAGACCAATATTTCCCCGCCATGTACAATCTGGAGGATCGTATCAACGAATTAGATGATGGGACCAACCGACCCCATCGCGTGATCACGCGCCGTTTATTCCGCATCCGCAGTGACATGCTCGCGCTCAGAAAAACCATCGTACCAACGAGTGAAATGCTGTATCGCATGCTCAATATGGATTTTCTCAAGGAAACCAAGCGCTTGAAGCTGTATTTCACCGATATCTACGACCACCTGTTGAAATTGACGGCGATGATCGAAGCCAATCGGGAGCTGACGTCCGACATGCGCGATCACTACATGTCGATTAAGGCTGACCGGATGAATTCCATCATGCTGACATTGACAGTGTTCACAGTCATTTTTATGCCGTTGACGTTTATCGCCGGTATATACGGGATGAACTTCGAATACATGCCCGAGCTGAAATGGCGTTACGGCTACTTTGCCGTTTTGGGGTTGATGGCTACCGTCGGCGTCTCCATGTACATCTGGTTTAAAAAGAAAGGATGGCTGGAGTGA
- a CDS encoding NUDIX hydrolase, whose protein sequence is MHWDRLKQEGKTFENGTIFTIRDWYHEPDRLDVTLMRTRYDHYLYSIHHQTTNPWACRVMYACALTETSDGYWVIGEMADHTASPNRLQLAGGGIDESDVKGDQVDFLHSVIREVQEELGIDLLQIMDDVQIQPLYLKTGGERHSVTLIYRLGLPMTVEDMRQHYAAYLHRLREEGIKPEFASLIWIKKEKSEVTRFLQYDRRLRVDYLTPLLTKLVENE, encoded by the coding sequence GTGCATTGGGATCGCTTGAAACAGGAAGGAAAGACCTTTGAGAATGGCACCATCTTTACCATCCGGGATTGGTACCATGAGCCCGACAGACTGGACGTCACATTGATGCGCACTCGATATGACCATTATCTCTATTCCATACACCATCAAACGACAAATCCATGGGCCTGCCGTGTGATGTATGCTTGTGCTTTGACGGAGACGTCCGACGGTTATTGGGTAATCGGAGAAATGGCGGATCACACGGCATCCCCAAATCGGTTGCAGTTGGCGGGTGGCGGGATTGACGAATCGGATGTGAAAGGAGATCAGGTGGATTTCCTTCACAGTGTCATCCGTGAGGTACAGGAAGAGCTGGGGATCGACCTGTTACAGATAATGGACGATGTCCAAATCCAGCCTTTGTATCTGAAAACAGGGGGAGAACGTCATTCTGTCACACTCATTTATCGTTTGGGTCTGCCGATGACAGTAGAAGACATGCGACAACATTACGCCGCATACCTGCATCGCCTGCGGGAGGAAGGAATAAAGCCGGAATTTGCTTCTCTCATATGGATCAAAAAGGAAAAATCGGAAGTCACCCGTTTTTTGCAGTACGATCGGCGCCTCCGCGTCGATTATCTCACTCCGTTGTTGACCAAGCTGGTTGAGAACGAGTGA
- a CDS encoding Gmad2 immunoglobulin-like domain-containing protein — protein sequence MRGKWMVLWLSFVLLAGCFQATSPSPPTSPANDVQLDQTLVIAEKNGSVTFDLKLRNNGKKNVRLMFSNEPVSFTIVQKGTEIAHVEVDSGPNENHEVILAPSEQVQWRSVWDLQAAGRRVPAGTYEVEVRLMPDKVNGEAPQPHQFLVKGTFEVHAASTPDRKPVIPEPKLENTAFRQLRVVGGEGTYRVTGEARVFEGVFNYAVTDGHRYLTRGRVQAENGAPSWAPFTLEISIPRDQLPSNGTLILELYKESSKNGSRLHQKEIVLEEFRPE from the coding sequence ATGCGCGGAAAATGGATGGTACTGTGGTTGAGTTTCGTGTTGCTGGCAGGGTGTTTCCAAGCGACCTCACCGAGTCCGCCAACGTCACCAGCCAACGACGTTCAGTTGGATCAGACATTGGTGATCGCGGAGAAAAACGGAAGCGTCACTTTCGACTTAAAGTTAAGGAATAACGGAAAGAAGAATGTTCGGCTCATGTTTTCAAATGAACCCGTCTCTTTTACCATTGTCCAAAAAGGAACCGAGATCGCTCATGTGGAAGTAGATAGTGGTCCAAACGAGAATCACGAAGTGATACTGGCCCCGTCGGAGCAAGTTCAATGGCGGAGCGTTTGGGATCTTCAAGCGGCAGGCCGGCGTGTTCCGGCGGGAACTTATGAAGTGGAGGTGAGGTTGATGCCGGACAAGGTAAACGGAGAAGCCCCACAGCCGCATCAATTCCTGGTAAAAGGTACGTTTGAGGTCCATGCGGCATCGACACCGGACAGGAAACCGGTAATACCGGAGCCCAAGCTTGAAAACACAGCGTTCCGTCAATTGCGTGTCGTCGGAGGCGAAGGAACCTATCGCGTGACAGGGGAAGCACGTGTGTTTGAAGGAGTTTTCAACTATGCAGTTACCGATGGACACCGATATCTGACTCGTGGTCGTGTACAGGCGGAAAACGGAGCTCCCAGTTGGGCACCGTTCACCTTGGAAATCTCGATTCCGCGTGATCAATTGCCATCCAACGGGACATTGATCCTCGAACTGTATAAAGAAAGTTCAAAAAACGGTTCACGTTTGCATCAAAAGGAAATCGTGCTGGAAGAGTTCCGTCCGGAATGA
- a CDS encoding thioesterase family protein — MKPGLHPGHKETMTVTVAEEMAASFGGKMIHPTLSTVTMVYYMEWVGRKVILPFLEDHEEGVGAAIEVKHRAPAPIGKVVTFTAEAVEVRSNKVVCRVTAEHDKALVGEGTFIQAILARQQIRERLEAMR; from the coding sequence GTGAAACCGGGATTGCATCCGGGTCACAAGGAAACGATGACCGTCACGGTTGCGGAGGAAATGGCGGCTTCCTTTGGTGGAAAGATGATTCATCCGACGCTCTCCACTGTCACCATGGTGTACTACATGGAATGGGTAGGCAGGAAAGTGATCCTGCCCTTCCTGGAGGACCACGAAGAAGGGGTAGGGGCGGCGATTGAGGTGAAGCACCGCGCCCCCGCTCCTATCGGCAAGGTGGTCACATTTACCGCCGAAGCGGTGGAAGTAAGGTCCAACAAAGTGGTGTGTCGCGTAACGGCGGAACACGATAAGGCGTTGGTCGGGGAGGGAACGTTTATACAGGCGATTCTCGCGCGCCAACAAATCCGAGAGCGACTCGAAGCAATGCGGTGA
- a CDS encoding aldehyde dehydrogenase family protein, which produces MLKEKIALLQDEYHLLINGEKVPSSSGEWFETFNPATGEVIARVAKATRADVDKAVEAARHALEQGKWAKWPASRRGQILNRIAQIMRERFNDLVELEVLNSGKAISAAQGQVQQAIEDFELYAGAVTTISGSTKPVPNGFFHYTVKEPVGVCAQIVPWNYPLMMAAWKIAPALAAGCTIVLKPASLTPLTALVLADICHEAGVPAGVINVITGSGSDVGAYLIEHPGVDKVAFTGETTTGKDIMARASDTLKRVTLELGGKSANIIFPDADLDAAVNGSVFGIYYNTGQSCEARSRLLVHESIYDAFLEKFVEKTKKLKLGDPFSKETHVGAVISQAQWNVIDSYVKLAQEEGARVLYGGKRPEGPEFEKGYWYEPTVIVDVTNDMRVAQEEIFGPVVVVIKFCDEQEAVRLANDTIYGLAAALWTQDFSRAHRVAGQLKAGVIMINNPFSAFPGLPFGGYKQSGFGRELAIESIDLYTETKSVLSYIGTKPLNPFGV; this is translated from the coding sequence ATGCTGAAAGAGAAGATCGCGTTGTTGCAGGATGAGTATCATCTGTTGATCAACGGGGAAAAAGTGCCGAGCAGTTCCGGGGAATGGTTTGAAACGTTCAACCCGGCCACGGGGGAAGTGATTGCACGGGTAGCCAAAGCGACACGCGCCGATGTGGACAAAGCGGTGGAAGCGGCGCGTCATGCATTGGAGCAGGGAAAATGGGCAAAATGGCCAGCCTCCCGGCGCGGGCAAATTCTTAATCGAATTGCCCAGATCATGCGTGAACGCTTCAACGACTTGGTGGAACTCGAGGTACTCAACAGCGGGAAAGCCATTTCCGCCGCCCAGGGTCAGGTGCAGCAGGCGATTGAGGATTTTGAGCTGTATGCAGGTGCCGTAACGACGATTTCCGGCAGTACCAAACCGGTACCCAACGGCTTTTTTCACTACACAGTCAAGGAGCCGGTTGGGGTTTGCGCACAAATCGTGCCTTGGAACTATCCGTTGATGATGGCGGCTTGGAAAATCGCCCCGGCGTTGGCGGCGGGATGCACCATCGTGCTGAAACCCGCGTCGCTCACGCCGCTGACCGCGCTCGTATTGGCCGATATTTGTCACGAAGCGGGTGTCCCGGCTGGTGTGATCAACGTCATCACCGGCAGTGGTTCTGATGTAGGTGCTTACCTGATCGAACATCCCGGTGTGGATAAAGTGGCCTTCACCGGTGAAACCACGACGGGCAAAGACATCATGGCCAGAGCTTCCGACACCCTGAAGCGGGTGACGCTGGAGCTGGGCGGCAAATCGGCTAATATCATCTTTCCGGACGCCGATTTGGACGCAGCGGTGAACGGCTCCGTTTTCGGCATCTACTACAATACCGGTCAATCCTGCGAAGCGCGGTCCCGTCTGCTGGTGCACGAATCGATCTACGACGCATTTTTGGAAAAGTTTGTGGAGAAAACGAAGAAACTGAAACTGGGGGATCCGTTCAGCAAAGAAACGCATGTTGGCGCCGTCATTTCACAGGCACAATGGAATGTGATCGACTCTTACGTCAAATTGGCGCAGGAAGAAGGAGCGCGTGTCCTTTACGGCGGCAAACGGCCGGAAGGACCAGAGTTTGAGAAAGGGTATTGGTACGAACCGACGGTCATTGTGGATGTGACGAACGATATGCGTGTGGCTCAGGAAGAGATTTTCGGACCGGTCGTTGTGGTCATCAAATTTTGTGACGAACAGGAAGCGGTCCGCCTGGCAAACGACACCATTTACGGACTGGCCGCCGCACTGTGGACCCAGGATTTCTCCCGTGCACACCGTGTAGCCGGGCAACTGAAAGCGGGTGTCATCATGATCAACAACCCGTTCTCCGCCTTCCCCGGACTGCCGTTCGGCGGTTACAAACAATCCGGATTTGGTCGTGAGCTGGCCATCGAGTCGATCGACCTGTATACGGAAACGAAGAGCGTCCTCTCCTATATCGGGACCAAACCGCTGAATCCGTTCGGCGTGTGA